One Triticum dicoccoides isolate Atlit2015 ecotype Zavitan chromosome 5B, WEW_v2.0, whole genome shotgun sequence genomic window carries:
- the LOC119306571 gene encoding BTB/POZ and MATH domain-containing protein 1-like, producing MKTCKTVSTCTPVEEAQGTHVFDILGYSKHKGMGHGVDGRIRSGVFSVGGHDWVIFFFPDGHSEIEGSAYLRDDCLTIECVVTVFNKPHVTQTKPFPKIDMPPADMAEHVSKLLEEKQGFDVSFIVEGETIEAHRFVLAMRSPVFKAELYGSMQEARPGQCITIMDMQPDVFKALLHFIYTDCLPSGEDTEMVRLLLVAADRYAMDRLKLVCQSILCEDLNKDTVAITLALADQHNCHRLKNACLEFIELSNFTDALVATRRLKDIKKTCPSFIVDELEKRTKRRKA from the exons ATGAAGACGTGTAAGACGGTGTCTACATGCACCCCAGTGGAGGAGGCTCAAGGTACGCATGTGTTTGATATCTTGGGTTATAGCAAGCACAAGGGCATGGGCCATGGCGTGGACGGCCGCATACGCTCAGGGGTTTTCTCCGTCGGCGGCCACGACTGGGTGATCTTCTTCTTCCCCGACGG GCACAGTGAGATCGAGGGATCCGCGTACCTTAGGGATGATTGCCTGACGATCGAATGCGTCGTCACTGTTTTCAACAAGCCACATGTTACCCAAACAAAACCATTCCCTAAAATCGACATGCCACCAGCTGACATGGCTGAGCATGTTAGCAAGTTGCTTGAAGAAAAGCAGGGATTTGATGTCAGCTTCATCGTCGAAGGAGAGACCATTGAAGCGCATAGGTTTGTTCTCGCTATGCGCTCGCCTGTTTTCAAAGCAGAGCTCTATGGGTCGATGCAGGAGGCGAGGCCGGGGCAATGCATAACCATCATGGACATGCAACCTGATGTTTTCAAGGCCCTACTCCATTTCATCTATACGGACTGTTTGCCTAGCGGTGAGGATACCGAGATGGTCCGGCTTTTACTAGTGGCTGCGGACAGATATGCAATGGACAGGCTCAAGCTGGTTTGCCAAAGCATCTTGTGCGAGGATCTGAACAAGGACACCGTGGCAATCACATTGGCTTTAGCTGACCAACATAATTGCCACCGGCTTAAGAATGCTTGCCTTGAATTTATCGAATTATCAAATTTCACGGATGCTCTGGTGGCTACACGACGGTTAAAGGATATCAAGAAGACTTGCCCATCTTTCATAGTGGACGAATTGGAGAAGAGAACAAAGCGTCGTAAAGCATGA